CTCGCTGGAGTCGCCAGCCCATGCAGATGTCCTGTGAAGTGTGCCACGCCCCGTTGCGCCCCGAGGACGTCCGCCTGGACCTCGCGGTGGCCAAGTGCCACTCGTGCAACGCGGTCTACGATCTGTCCGGGCGCAAGGCGCGCGGGCTCACCGTGACGTCCCCGGAGAAGCACAAGCTCGTCCGGGCCAAGGCCCCTCTGCCCAAGCGCTTCCGGGTGGAGGACAGCGATGGGATGACCCGCATCCGCTGGCGGTGGTTCACCCCGTCTCACCTCTTCATGCTCGTGTTCTGCATCTTCTGGAACGGGTTCCTGGTTGTCTGGTACGGCATCTCGTTCACAGTAGGGGCTCCACTCATCATGAAGCTCTTCCCCCTCCTCCACGTGGCCGTGGGGTTGGGCCTCTCCTATTCCACGCTCACGGGGTTGGTGAACCGCACGGTCATCGAGGTCAGCCGCAACCAGCTCACCATCCGCCACGGCCCCCTACCCTGGCGGGGCAACCGGAGCGAGCCGGGCCGGCAGTTCACGCAGCTCTACGGTGAAGAGATTTTCCGGACGAACAAGGGCCACACCACCTTCACCTATGATCTGATCGCCCTGGATCGCGAGGGCCGGAAGGTGAAGCTGCTCAGCGGCCTCACCGAGAAGGATCAGGTGCTCTACCTGGAGCAGACCCTGGAGCGCCGCCTGGGCATCGAGGACGCGCCCGTGGACGGCGAGATCGCCGCGCGCACCCCGGCCGCCTGAGGCGTTCCTGAGGTGTGAAGGAGTGCTCGCGTCTCCCTACCGTCTGGGTAGAGTGCGCCACCATGGCGAAGACCCAGTACTGGCTGATCAAGAGTGAGCCCTCCGTCTACCCGTACACCCAGCTCGAGAAGGACGGGAAGACGGACTGGACGGGCATCCGGAACTACGAGGCTCGCAACAACCTCCGGGCCATGAAGCCAGGGGACCTGTGCCTCTACTACCACTCGAACGAGGGCAAGGCCGTGGTCGCCGTGGCCCAGGTGCTCACTGCGGCCGGACCGGACCCCACCGCGCCGGGTGAGGACTGGGCCTCGGTCGAGGTCGCCCCCGTGGTGGCCCTCAAGGAGCCTGTCACCCTGGCGACCTTCAAGAAGACACCCGCGTTCAAGGATCTGCAGCTCATCACCAAGAGCCGGATCAGCGTGGTGCCCGTCTCCGCCGAGCACTTCAAGGCCATCCTCAAGCTGGGGAAGACGGCCCTGCCCAAGAAATAGCCGGGCTACCTGCGCGGCTCGGGGGGACGCGGGCCCTGCTCGTCGAGGGGGCCGTGGCGCATGATGCGGATCTCGCGCCGCATGTCGCCCATCTCGGCCTCGAGCTTCTGCCAGGTGTCGGGCCCCAGCAGCCGCTTGATCTGGAGCATCAACCCGATCCGGTTCTTGCGCACCGCCAGCTCCGCGCGCCCCACCACCTCCACCTGCTGCATGACGGCACTGTCGGCCGGGTTCGGCGAGCGCAGCAGCTTGTCCAGCGCGAGCTGGGCCCGCTTCATGTCCGCCTCCAGGGAGATGAGCTGCTCGTTCGCGTCGAAGGTCAGGTCCTGCACCTTCTGCACGAGCTCCTTCGACAGCCCAAGCTTCTCCGCCACTTGCGGAGGGATGCCATTGGCCGACGGTGGCAGGGCCACCATCATGGGCGGCGCGGGAGGAGGAGGAGGAAGCGGCGGAGGCGGAGGCAGACCTTGTCCGGTGCCCCGCTCGATGACGACATCCTGCTGCTGGGCCAGCGCGGGGGCAGCGAACAGCGCCACCGCGAGTCCAAGGGTCCACATGGGTTTGAGGCTCATCGTGCAAGCTCCTGAGTCGGTGAAGGGTGAAGCGGGGCGATTGCCCGCTGGAAGGACCGGTCGCTCAGCGCCGTGGACGCCGGGGGGCGGACCCAGAGCGCGAGCATTCCGAAGGGTTTGTAGATCTCGTCATCGAAGGTGGGGTCGCGCTGCGTGTAGCTCGCGATCTCCTCGGCCAGCAGATCGAGCGCGGGCAGCGTGAGCACCGTCTCGACGGGCGACTCCTTCATGGGTGCGACCGGAACCTCCCGAGGCGAGACAGCGAAGACCAGGGCCGCCAGGGCTCCGGCCACGGCTGTGCCCGCGACCGCCCGGCGTCGATGCTGGCGGCGGCGCACCTCGCCCTGGATGGACTGAGGGGAGAGCGGCTGCAGCGGTGGCGGCGCTGGCATCCGCAGCGACGAAGCCGAGGCCTGCAGCCGGGAAAGCTCGCGGCACCGAGGGCACTGGTCCAGGTGGGCCTGGAAGCCCTCGGGGCGTGGCAGCCCATCGTCCAAGATCGCCGCAGCCACACCGTCGCAGCTCATGGCGTGTCTCCTTTCACGATCAGCGCATCCGCGGCCTTGAGCTTCTGCAGCGCACGGTAGAGGTGGATGCGGACCGTTCCTCGTTCGATGCCCATGGCCTCGGCGATGCCGTCGAGGTCCAGGCCCTCCAGGTAGCGGAGGGTGAAGGCCGTAGCCTGTTGGGTGGGGAGGTTCCTCAGGGCGCGGCCAAAGGCCTGCCAGCGCTCGACACCTTCGAAAGACTCCTCGGGCGAGGGCTGGGGTGCGGGCCCCAGATCGAGCACCTCGCGCAGCACATTCCACACGCGCTTGCGGCGCAGCAGCCCCATGGCCCGCGAGACGAGGATGCGCCTCAGCCAGGCTGGGCCCGCCTGGGGATCCCTCAGCAAGCGGCGCTTCTCATACGCATCCGCGAGCGCAGCCTGGACGAGATCCCGTGCCTCCTCCGCATCCCAGACGAGCCGCCGGGCGAGCCGGAGCAGCGCGGCCTGCTCACCCGCCACGAGGGCGTCGAAGTCGAGCGCGGCGCTGGCGCGGAGCTCGATTGACGTCTCGTCCATGGTGGCGGTAACCCTCAACCCTTTCCTCCCGAGCCGCTTTCAGAAAAGGAGGACGCACGAGGCTCGGGAACGGCATACCGCCCATTTTCGATTCTTCAAGTCCCTGGAAATACTCCAGTTTGTCCGAGCCGTCTTCCAGGCCGAAGGATCCCCCGGGCGGCGCACGGGGTCACTATATTGGCCCCATGGCGGACCCTTCGGACCTCGAGACTCTCCGCATCTCTATCGAGCGCATCGACGCGGAGATCCTGGACGCGCTGCGGCGGCGGATGGATCTGGCGGACGACATTGCCCGGACCAAGCTGGCGGCGGCGGCCCCGCTGCGCGATCCGCGCCGCGAGGACATGGTGTTGCGCAAGGTCCGGGAGGCGGCGACCCGGCATGCCCTGGATCCCCATGAGATCGAGCGCATCTACCGGCTCATCATGGACATGTCCGTGGCGCGGCAGCAGTCGCTGATCCAGCGGCAGGACACCACGCCCCTGCGCGTGGGCTATCCGGGCATCGAGGGCTCCTACAGCCACCTCGCCGCGCGCCAGCGCTACGCGGGCCGCTCTGGTGGCGTGCTGCTCAGCGGCTTCGAATCGGGCCGCGAGGTGCTCGACGCCCTGCGCCGCGGCGAGCTCGATCTGGCCCTGCTCCCCATCGAGAACACGTCTGCGGGCAGCGTGAACGAGACATACGATCTGCTCGCCGAGGGCGGTGTCACCATCATCGGTGAGCAGCTGAGCCAGGTGGCGCACCGGCTGCTTGCGCTGCCTGGGGCGAAGCTGGAGGATCTGCGCATCGTGCTGTCTCACCCGCAGGCCCTGGCGCAGTGCTCGGACTTCCTGCGCAAGGTGCCGTGGATCCGCCCGCTTCCTGAGTTCGACACCAGTGGGGCGGCACTCAAGGTGCACGAGCGCAACGATCCCACGGTGGCGGCCATCGCCAGCGAGTCCGCGGCACAGCGCTTCGGGCTGCAGGTGCTGGTGCGAGACATCCAGCCCGCCTCGGGTGACTACACGCGCTTCGTGGAGCTGGCGCGCGAGGCCACCCCGGTCCCGCCGGATATGGCGTGCAAGACGACGCTGACGGTGGTGCTGGAGCACCGGCCGGGGACGCTCGGGCAGGTGCTGACGGCGCTGGCGCAGCGCGGGGTCAACCTGGCCAAGCTGGAGTCCCGGCCCATTCCGGGCGAGCCGTGGCGATACCGCTTCTTCCTGGACCTGGAGGGACACGCGGCCTCGGCGCCGCTCATGGCGGCGATTGGGGATCTCCAGCCGCTGACGACGTCCATGC
This region of Hyalangium minutum genomic DNA includes:
- a CDS encoding RNA polymerase sigma factor, producing the protein MDETSIELRASAALDFDALVAGEQAALLRLARRLVWDAEEARDLVQAALADAYEKRRLLRDPQAGPAWLRRILVSRAMGLLRRKRVWNVLREVLDLGPAPQPSPEESFEGVERWQAFGRALRNLPTQQATAFTLRYLEGLDLDGIAEAMGIERGTVRIHLYRALQKLKAADALIVKGDTP
- a CDS encoding bifunctional chorismate mutase/prephenate dehydratase → MADPSDLETLRISIERIDAEILDALRRRMDLADDIARTKLAAAAPLRDPRREDMVLRKVREAATRHALDPHEIERIYRLIMDMSVARQQSLIQRQDTTPLRVGYPGIEGSYSHLAARQRYAGRSGGVLLSGFESGREVLDALRRGELDLALLPIENTSAGSVNETYDLLAEGGVTIIGEQLSQVAHRLLALPGAKLEDLRIVLSHPQALAQCSDFLRKVPWIRPLPEFDTSGAALKVHERNDPTVAAIASESAAQRFGLQVLVRDIQPASGDYTRFVELAREATPVPPDMACKTTLTVVLEHRPGTLGQVLTALAQRGVNLAKLESRPIPGEPWRYRFFLDLEGHAASAPLMAAIGDLQPLTTSMQMLGTYVVAEKSNG
- a CDS encoding EVE domain-containing protein encodes the protein MAKTQYWLIKSEPSVYPYTQLEKDGKTDWTGIRNYEARNNLRAMKPGDLCLYYHSNEGKAVVAVAQVLTAAGPDPTAPGEDWASVEVAPVVALKEPVTLATFKKTPAFKDLQLITKSRISVVPVSAEHFKAILKLGKTALPKK